A region from the Misgurnus anguillicaudatus chromosome 7, ASM2758022v2, whole genome shotgun sequence genome encodes:
- the LOC129417784 gene encoding uncharacterized protein gives MNERAFLQKIRETFPIMGEGGIEMCRVDRRRRILPVPLSSVCPASIKACPEFGRSAIYVRLKDTSRLTGVQHDNSNPGVQHDNSNPGVQHDNSNPGVQHDNSNENSLSGTAEVLSNPETCNREHQRRQMETLEQRRRQKIAERRMHLSGITEPEQGILLQFQYPDGSRKTRRFLESQPVQDLFAFAGSDNMASEVFSVQLAWSSNQILSTADGSLSNHDISSPSTLYVLWMSSVQIEGLTASSGESSDIQSTAAQNLANIQVPTQSSVECIGSSPSPPPVLPLPAVPSSPVLQPQQETSCSPSIPLCEDSEDEEIVEMLTSPVHSDFEDIDEVTTTDILRKFQKDNLDLDDRMIVVARRRKILHSACTALKSSYFAWHKSPQIEFVGESADDYGGPRREFFRLLMQAVQSSFGVFEGKTGKMFFYLRSIICGDEKILHCRKADFLVSDARRTRS, from the exons ATGAATGAGAGAGCATTTCTTCAGAAAATTAGAGAAACTTTTCCAATAATGGGAGAGGGGGGAATTGAAATGTGCAGAGTTGACAGAAGGCGAAGGATCCTTCCAGTTCCGCTGAGCTCTGTTTGCCCTGCATCCATAAAAGCATGCCCAGAGTTTGGCAGGTCGGCAATATATGTACGTCTTAAG GACACATCCAGATTGACTGGTGTACAACATGACAACAGTAATCCTGGTGTACAACATGACAACAGTAATCCTGGTGTACAACATGACAACAGTAATCCTGGTGTACAACATGACAACAGTAATGAG AATTCCCTCAGTGGAACAGCAGAAGTCTTAAGTAATCCAGAAACATGTAATAGG GAACATCAGCGGCGCCAGATGGAAACCTTGGAACAAAGACGAAGACag aaaattgctGAAAGGAGGATGCATTTAAGTGGTATTACTGAGCCAGAGCAAGGCATTTTACTACAGTTTCAGTACCCTGATGGTTCCAGGAAAACTAGGAGATTTTTGGAGTCTCAACCAGTTCAG GACCTGTTTGCCTTTGCTGGTTCAGACAATATGGCTAGTGAAGTGTTTTCTGTACAACTGGCCTGGTCATCAAATCAGATACTTAGCACTGCTGATGGCAGCCTCTCCAATCATGATATCAGTAGCCCCTCAACCTTGTACGTGCTTTGGATGTCAAGTGTTCAAATAGAG GGATTAACTGCATCCAGTGGTGAATCTTCAGATATCCAGTCAACTGCTGCTCAGAACCTAGCAAACATTCAGGTCCCCACCCAGTCTTCAGTAGAGTGTATTGGCTCCTCTCCCAGTCCACCTCCTGTTCTTCCACTACCAGCTGTCCCTTCTTCTCCCGTTCTTCAACCACAACAGGAAACTAGTTGTTCACCCTCAATACCACTATG TGAAGATTCAGAAGATGAGGAGATTGTGGAAATGCTAACCTCACCTGTGCATTCTGACTTCGAAGATATT GATGAAGTTACCACTACAGATATTCTTAGGAAATTTCAGAAAGACAATCTTGATTTGGATGACAGAATGATTGTTGTGGCCAGACGAAGAAAGATTCTGCACAGTGCATGTACTGCATTGAAAAGCAGCTACTTTGCTTGGCACAAATCACCACAAATTGAGTTTGTTGGTGAAAGTGCTGATGATTATGGGGGACCTCGTAGGGAATTTTTCAG gcTTTTAATGCAGGCTGTTCAGTCTTCATTTGGAGTTTTTGAGGGGAAAACAGGCAAGATGTTTTTTTACTTACGATCAATCATCTGTGGAGATGAGAAGATATTACACTGCAGGAAAGCTGATTTCTTGGTCTCTGATGCACGGAGGACCAGGAGTTAA